The following coding sequences lie in one Chanos chanos chromosome 4, fChaCha1.1, whole genome shotgun sequence genomic window:
- the acyp2 gene encoding acylphosphatase-2: MSSDSKYVSVDFEIFGNVQGVCFRMYTEDQGKKLGVNGWVKNTRQGTVIGQVQGPHDKVIQMKQWLSKVGSPSSRIDRAEFSNERDISKLEIRGFGTRY, translated from the exons ATGTCCTCAGATTCGAAATATGTCTCTGTAGATTTTGAAATATTCGGGAATGTTCAAG GTGTTTGCTTCAGAATG TATACTGAAGACCAAGGGAAGAAACTTGGTGTGAATGGTTGGGTGAAGAACACCAGACAGGGCACTGTGATTGGTCAAGTGCAGGGACCCCACGACAAAGTCATTCAAAT gaAGCAGTGGCTGAGTAAAGTTGGAAGTCCAAGCTCACGCATCGACCGCGCTGAGTTCTCCAACGAGAGGGACATTTCTAAGCTTGAGATCCGTGGTTTTGGCACTCGCTATTGA
- the foxg1b gene encoding forkhead box protein G1b, with protein sequence MGDQREPTMVQKSTSFTIKSLLLPSKFDNLGSEEEKRSVPAVGSDSPGKSPEPTEMEPATFEQEQPRDEEEPASEADQPPKPGKNRKYDKPPFSYNALIMMAIRQSPEKRLTLNGIYEFIMKNFPYYREHKQGWQNSIRHNLSLNKCFVKVPRHYDDPGKGNYWMLDPSSDDVFIGGTTGKLRRRSATSRGKLVMKRGLRFAPLGLGLGERASNPLYWQLSPFLPLHHPHYNGTTHGFLNQGHTYGSLLPSVEPLTNGDVSRPILGASAGSINLSNGYGVSTSPAGLLSGHNGYFVPGAQQSQSLQSGSGYGISSSPPTLISDTLRTNLPSFTPPLSGGFSGMLPHHKRVAPSSFLS encoded by the coding sequence ATGGGAGATCAGAGAGAACCGACAATGGTGCAGAAGTCGACTTCATTCACCATCAAGAGTCTCCTGCTCCCATCGAAATTTGACAACCTGGgctcagaggaagagaagagaagcgtCCCAGCTGTGGGATCGGACTCCCCAGGAAAATCCCCAGAACCAACAGAAATGGAGCCCGCAACTTTTGAACAGGAGCAGCCCAGAGATGAAGAGGAACCAGCCTCCGAAGCAGACCAACCCCCTAAACCGGGCAAGAATCGGAAATATGACAAACCCCCATTCAGCTACAATGCTCTCATCATGATGGCTATACGACAGAGTCCTGAAAAGCGTCTAACTTTGAACGGTATCTATGAGTTTATCATGAAGAATTTCCCCTATTACCGGGAACACAAACAAGGCTGGCAGAACTCAATACGGCACAACCTGAGTCTCAATAAATGCTTTGTAAAAGTACCACGGCATTATGATGACCCGGGAAAGGGAAATTATTGGATGTTAGATCCTTCCAGTGATGATGTCTTTATTGGTGGAACTACAGGAAAGCTTCGGCGCCGGTCGGCGACCTCCAGGGGGAAACTGGTAATGAAAAGAGGACTCCGCTTTGCTCCACTTGGTCTTGGACTGGGTGAACGGGCAAGTAATCCTTTGTACTGGCAGCTGTCACCCTTCCTACCATTGCATCACCCGCACTACAATGGAACTACACACGGATTCCTAAATCAGGGACACACGTATGGTTCCCTCCTTCCCAGCGTGGAACCACTTACTAACGGGGATGTATCTCGACCAATTCTTGGAGCCTCTGCCGGAAGCATCAATTTGTCAAACGGTTACGGTGTGAGCACGTCTCCCGCTGGGTTACTATCTGGACACAATGGTTATTTTGTACCTGGGGCACAGCAATCTCAGTCTCTGCAAAGTGGATCAGGGTACGGAATTTCTAGCTCGCCACCTACACTCATTTCGGATACGCTAAGAACTAACTTACCGTCCTTTACCCCACCACTTTCGGGTGGATTTTCAGGAATGCTACCGCACCATAAACGAGTTGCGCCGAGTTCATTCCTTAGCTGA